DNA sequence from the Pungitius pungitius chromosome 3, fPunPun2.1, whole genome shotgun sequence genome:
ACGCGGTGCGGCGAAACGTCCTGTAGCCCAACACTACCGAGTCAGAGCACCGACAGGAGTCCGACTCAATAACGATGTGATTACGGGGCCGCGGCGGTTAACGGGGCTGTATTCAAATGAGCCAGTGGCGTGGCACATCTGTCAGCGTGCGGCACAGCCAGGCGGCGGTGTCTGATGCTGAGCCTCACATCTGCTAATTGGTACAAACAGGTAGCAGATGCACATCACCGCCGCCGAGTCACTGCCAATTAGACAGCGAGCGCTCAACTGCAGCCCCGCCGCCGCGGCAggggtggagtttttttttttttttcttccccggGGCTGAGCAGCTGAGCTGGGGGAGGACAGTGTGAGCAGGAAGGATACTCGCCGTGGGAACAAGGAAATACCCTCCCTCACCCCACAAAGGTTTCCGTATTCTCCAATCTGGCCCGTTTGGCAGGTTGCGGCCTTGTGCCCCCGGGCTGATGCCGTCTGCACGCGGGCAGTGGGTGTTTTGGATGGCACAGCCACACTGATGGGGGCCTTCTCCAACGAGGGGGAACTGATAAGCCTGACTCCCACCAGACGGGCCAGCCAGGGCTTCCTGTGGCCCGACTGAACCGGCCCGTAGCGCATTGTTTGATAATGACTTCATGCACAACTGAGGAGGATTGTGGGATGTTAAAATATGTGAACTTTAATACTTTTAGCGTCCGAGGAAACATGATGCGTGATAATGATGAACATGCTCCAGTTAGACATGGTTTAGGTGCGATTAGGCTTGAGGAACTAAGCTTGAGGAAGTGGATTTCTTCACGCAATTGTTTTGAAATCCTTGTTCCTTGCCTGTCAATCATTTACATATAAAACAACAAACCTTTTCTTCTGGTCTTTCTAGAACAAAGGCAGGCAAACTGAGGCCCTGTGCCAACTCATCCGCCTGCTAACTCTTTCCCAGCGGGCTGAATTCTTGTGTAATCCATATTTTTCATTGACTGTGTCTTGTGACATCACTGAGAAGCTACTGTATAGACCTGTCTGTTGTTGGGCATCGGCCTCATGACCCCGTCATGGTGAGTGCTCGCTGGTGAGTGTTGCCGTGGCCACCACGCCGTACTGGAGGTGACAGAAGTCTGCAAGCTAATTAGCTCCTGCTCGTTGACTTGATGCCTGGAAGACGAGATTATGTCAGCCGCTGCTAGCTGGACTCCGCTGTGGGCCActaaaacaccccccccccccccccccggatagGTAGTAGGTATCAGTAGGGctgcacggtgtaccggtacaACATCTCCTTACGGTATGGATTTCTCACATTCATGCCGCTGTTACGCCATAACGAGTGACGTTGCTCTTATGCAGGCGGCAGATTGTACTTTCACACGTCATCGTTGAGCGCCATACTGTGCAGCCCTAATGCCCAGTACCATAGTGATGTGTATTTACTATACATACAATCAAATACAGCTGTGAACGGCACTCTTTGTGACAGTCAAAACTAATCAGCCGCCACAAAACACTGACTGAAACGTTCACTGCTCAACAGcattggggaaaaaacacatttgggttGCTTTCATTTTCCATGATCCATTCAGACTCATAAATGACAACGAGCACTGAAGTACCTCCTTTTTGAACTCATCCTACCTAAcagaattattttaattttttggggccatttgtgtcatttcttcctttcttccttttattCTCTCCTCACTATttccaaatacattttcttataatgtttggtttttatttactATATTTAGCTTTTCTTGCTGTTCTCCCTCCATGTCCTCTGTTCATTGTCTGCTTTTTCCTCCTCTAATTACGCCTATTACCAACTCTTTAATGCCTTAGCGGCATTGTAAAAGTCTTCTCATCGGTGTGTCCTTAGAGCTTACTCTGTGGGTGGGGTTGGCCTGAAACAATGTTTAAAGAAACTGTCCCTTGTGTATTTCAGGTGAACATCCTGGTGGATACAGGAAGTAGTAACTTCGCCGTGGCTGCAGCTCCACACCCGTTTATTACTCACTACTTCGACGCTGCGCTGTGAGTGCCTGCAAAATGTTGTCAATATTCATGGTGGAAATAATAGAAGCAGAAAAAATAGGGATTATTTGCTCGGCTGTATTCAAATTTGAGCCAACAATTTGGTCCAAACGTTTATTTATGAGATGTTGGTCAATTATTTGTACATGCAATGGAAGAGTGTgctgaaaataaaattaatcAACGACATGATCTCTGTAACCTCTCTCTGACTGGCATCTTTTTATTACTGCCGTAGATGTAAATTAGCTTTTGAGCTACCTGCCGCAGGCCTTTCTAACTGTTCacacttcctctccttctccccctgtgTTTAGCTCCGGTACATACCAGCCTTCTGGCCGGACTGTGGCTGTCAGGTACACTCAGGGCAACTGGGAAGGGGAACTGGGCACTGACCGGGTCTCCATTCCCAATGGCCCAAATGGGACCTTCACCATCAACATCGCTGCCATCTTGTCCTCTGAGGGCTTCTTCCTTCCAGGGGTCAACTGGCAAGGCATCCTGGGACTGGCCTATCCCATGCTGGCaagggtgagggagagagaaactcTTAAGTTTTAAACGTTATACTTGTTGGGATGATAGTTTAAGTCGgccatgtttaaaaaatgttgttgacAGGGGCCATAATTCTTAATAATATCTGCAGTCCCAAAAGAATACAGTTAACATAAAACGGCTAAAATAGGCGTTTGCTCTCTCTGTGGAATGATGTTTGAGTCCAAACTGCATTGAGTGCAGAAGAGAAACGGTGCTTGTATGGGTCCACCCTCTAGACTTCCTCCCAGGACAGGGGCTTTCCTGTTCCTCTTCCATCACAAGCTCCTTGGTTTTGCTGGTGTTGAGCTTTGGGTGGTTGCCGTTGCACCATGTGATGATGCTCTCTATTGGTCCTCTGTACTCCTCCATAACAATACTCTCTAAGTGAAGATGGCACGCTTCTCACAGTATTGTGAATACCTCCATTTTGCCCCAAAATACCCTTGCATTAGTTTATTGGCATGGACTTGCATCCATATGACTGCAGCCTGACCGGTTGGTGGAGGCAGACAACTGTGGGGTAGTATTTCTTTTATGTTATGTGTTTTCTGTTATAACAGAAAATATATGGTATTGCTTTTATATAAACTTCATAGAATGatggcaaaaaataaatctgtttttgttAAGTTAATCAAGCCGTACTAGGTGACTTCCTGCTGTTGTGCGTGTCTTTCACAGCATTGAATTACTTTGAGATCTCATCTGGGTGTAGTCATGGACATTTCACGTGACAGCAGAAACATTTCCTGCTTGTGATTTTTTTCCgcagccggagggggggggggggggggggcttttgcttgattaaaacaacaaaaaaaaactcaagcaTTACCCTGTGGTAGCAGATCAGTGATTTAACTGTCATTAACGGACTTGCAACATTCATTTCTTTGGATAAAAACTACATGTGATAATCACATCCTCAGATTGCTTGGCTTTTTTTCACTGTATATACCTGAGGTTTAGAGACTCGGTCTCCCCTCAAACAAAGTGGTAAAACAGTAAGTACCCGGATCTAGGATGTGTGTAATCCTTGTTTCATAACTagcataatatatttttttactttcatccTCTGAAACCGTTTCTTTGATGCGTTGATGCGACAAAGAGGACACCAATGACGCTCGTTCATTCCGTGCCGACTGCAGCAACTTTTGGGATGAAAGTGATTGAGGGACCGATACGCGAACACTGACCACTTTGTGCGGCTGAGTCGACTTGCCGGAAGGCGGTTTGGTCATGCGTGACATGGAAGCGCAGCACCGCGATGAAAACCTTTCTGACAGGAGAGAAACACCCTTTAGTCAGGGGGCACAACTCCTCGACTAAAGTTCTGTAAAGCTACCTAATGAGGGCGAGAAAGTCGTCTCCGATCTCACCGGGTTGTGTTCCTGTCTTTTTATGATGGCAACTTTTTGATTCCTGTAAATTAGTCTTAAACTGCCTCAGTGTTATTGTTTCCTAAATACTTCGTTTCCCCACTTAATCATGTCTGGATTTCTAGATAATTGTTTTAAGCTCAGCTGCATATCTCTTTAATtcacacacattaaacacacactaaattaGACGGGGTGTCTGTGTTCAACATATTCTCAGTCAGCCTGGAGGATCGTACTCTAACGATTACTCATCTCCTGTCTCTCCATCAGCCCGACTCGTCCGTGGTGCCCTTCTTCAACTCTTTAGTGCAACAGCTGGGAATTCCCGACATCTTCTCCCTCCAGATGTGCGGTGCTGGAATTTCCGCCAGCAGCGCGGCGGACCCCCCTGGAGGCAGCCTCGTGAGTAGTCAGGAGGGGCCCAGTGTGATCCAAAGCACTTACTCAAAAAGGTTTTGCTTGGAAGAGACCTTTGACCTAAAGCGGTCTTCTGACCCGTTTTTTGACTTGGCAACACGCCTCTAAATGTGCGTATTTTCAATGCAGTTGGTGTCTGTGTCCATTATGTGCTTCACTCACAGAGGACCAGGATGTAGCATATGGGcactcaggcacacacacacacacacacatctttcacTACTGGATCAGACATGGCAGCCAAGTGCAGTCTGGAAACCTAATAGCTGGTATCCTCCTCGTCAATGTGGGTTCTCCACTGGAGGCCCGGGCTGGTTAGAGTGGAGCCAATTAAGCTAAAATAGCATCCTGCTGAGAGCTGGTCTGTCACTGGTATACAAACGCCCTCGGGCCTCTCTCGCTGCATCACGTGACCCCCCGACACATACAGGGAGAtgagatggttgtgtgtgtgtttctttatgtATTCTCGCCATTTGGAGGGTTCatacaaactttttttcttccttagaTCATGGGGGGGGCCGAACCAACTCTGTATCGGGGATCCGTGTGGTACACCCCCATAGTAGAGGAGTGGTACTTCCAGGTGGAGGTTTTGAAGCTGGAGGTTGGGGAGCAGAATTTGAACCTGGACTGCAGAGAGGTAGGCGTCATGCTAAGCTACATCACACGTCTGAAGCAGAAAGGCAATTTGATGACACGCTCGCTTTTTGAAATGAACTATTCTGAGTTGATTGTATCACGGTTACAACAAGGAAGTGAAGTGTTTTCCATTCTTTAGTTTGCCTGTTGAATTTAGAATGACCCCACTGCACTTCACTCTTTCTCATTGTCCTTCAGTACAACATGGACAAAGCGATCGTTGACAGCGGGACGACGCTGCTGCGTCTTCCCGTCAACGTCTTCAACGCGGTGGTGGAAGCCATCACACGCAGCTCTCTGgtaagctccccccccccctcccccctcccccttccagaCGGTGATGAAACAAGTTGTCAGAGCAAAGTGATGCAGGGGAGGATAGCGCACACTTGCTGCTAGAGAGTGGGGTGGCTGTGAGATggatctatatatatttatgtatatatatgcatgaaTTTTTGGTTTTTCTTTACAAATTCTAAACTGTATACAGTACTCTGTTTAAATGCATGTAGCCACATCATGGCAGATTAAGCCCAAgtggggaaaaagaaaacctcTTTTGATGCTGCACTTGTGATTCcgtgtgttttttccctttccgCCGGCCTTTGTCTATTTCTCTTTGTTCTACTCAGATCCAAGACTTCTCTTCGGGGTTCTGGGATGGCAGCAAGCTCGCGTGTTGGATGAAGGGAGAAACCCCCTGGAGGTTTTTCCCCAAGCTGTCCATCTACCTCAGGGCCACCAACACCAGCCAGTCCTTCCGCATCACCATCCTGCCGAAGGTACCCGATAAACATAACGCCTCTGCTGCATCGACACTGATCACCGGTCCTCTTCGGCCTCTTAATCTGTCTGCCGTGTCACAGCTGTACATTCAGCCAATCACGGACGTGGACGGCACGCTGGACTGCTTCCGCTTTGGGCTGTCTTCGTCAGCGAACGGCCTGGTCATCGGCGCCACTGTTATGGAAGGCTTCTACGTGGTGTTCGACCGCGCCCAGCGGAGACTCGGCTTCGCCCTCAGCAGCTGTGCAGGTGAGTCACCCAAGGGGGCAAAAAGGGTGTGAAACGTATCCCATTATCAGAACATTCAAGGTTCCAATAATTCATGTCATTACGTGACGTGGTACAAAGTACATATCTACGTGCTATTTACTTTTACCAAAGACAAAGAATCATAGTCCAGAAGTCTGTAATGTGCCTCTATTGACTTGAGAACTGACGGAAGGGCAGACAATAAAGTACAAAATAATATTAGCAAATATTATAAGATATAATATTAAACATCATTTGTAGGGTTCACTGACCAAAACCCAGAGGACTTTGTGGTCGTCAGAAGCTGATCCCTTAATAGTAGTACTTTCCTGTCGTACCACAAATATTGGGCAGGGCCTCCAACTTGCATCTTAAAACGGAACGTAGGTGATTTTTCTAGTACAAAGGTCACCTTTTGTTCAGCAGGGTTGCCAACTCTAATCTCCAAGAACCTAAACAGAACTTTTCTTATCGTCGTCCATTAATGACTTGGCCATGTACAAAAGTATAAAAGAATTAACCTCAAAATGCTTCAATGGTGCTGTTTTAAGAGACTGGTCTCTACGCTCTTGGTAAAAGGCTCAAGATGTCATTCTTTGGGCTGGTTAATAGTTATTAATAGGTTTTGTGTCTGAGGCGTGTGCTGTATCTGTGCAGTGAGCGGTGGGGAGGCCCTTTCAGAGATCGCGGGGCCCTTCTCGGCAGCAGACGTGGCGGCCAACTGCTCTTGGGGCCCGCCGAAGGAGCCCTTCATGTGGATGGTCTCCTACGCCCTGATGGCGGTCTGCGCCATGGTCCTCAtcatgctgctgctcctgctggtcCTGCCCTGCCGCAGAAACCGCTCCGGGGAGATCACCGACGAGTCCTCCCTGGTCCGCCACCGCATCAAGTGactgaggggaagaggaggggcggcggcggctgcggcgCGCGGCGGGCGGAGCCCATCCGCGGCGGCGCAGAAAGGGGTGGGGCTCGGCCTGCACCaaacgacggcggcggcggcggcggcggcggcgcgcgcCTCCGGGTGTCTGACGGACTCCAGTGGGAACTCGAAGGCTTGGTCCACGGACATCGACACAGACCGATCCAACACCTCGTGACAGGAACACAGCCGGCGGCTCTTTGCGCTCTGTATGCTGTGTGCTGATGTATCACAAGAGCTGAGGCTGGACTTCCTTCCACACCCTCACACGGCAGCAGGTGGGGAGGACATGAACCTCAACAACATCAGGACAAACGTGCTCAAGGACCGGTGGTGCTTTCTTGAACAATTTAAAAGTTACAGAATTTCATTTCTGAAGAAATACGACCTCTTAAGATACGTCTTCACCGTctggttttatattttacaaactAATCAGCAAGTGAATGTTTCTGCCTTCTTTATATTTTCATCACCAGATCTCGATGGAGGGAAACTGATGCCTGCGTAATGTCGAAGTCAATGGGAGAAGCTGCTTTAACAATCACTGGAGGTTCAACGCGTTTACGGAGCCTGCAGTGCCAGCTCACTGCTAACACTAAATAATCCACAGTATCAGCACTTTGAGGCTCACTGCtgaattgcactttgtttcttaAGTCAATCAAAAGTGTATCATAAATCTCAAGATCAATATTTCTCAATCTTTTATGCAATCTGTCGTATTAATCTAATCTTACTAATTGTATATGTCTAAGTTTGAATTTAATTATCTTTGATGGGATTGTGTTATtccaaatgtttgctttttagACACTAGATTTTCAAGGGGTACCAATTTATACTTCACACGTGACCCGTTGGAAGCTCATTCTGTGCACTACTGTTGGTTTTCTTGTGGGCCACTTAAAGTTGTCAAGCATTGTGTTACAGTCTCATCGTACAGAGCATCGCTGTTTCAAGCCGCACAAATGTGTCACTTTgccaaaagttaaaaaaaattaaagatacACTTGAAACTTTGTCGCTTATTTAAAAGTGCATTTCCTTTTGTGCCAAAACCGTACTGatgttgtaaataaaataacttgGTACCAAATCAAAGATGTtaatcatttgaaatgaataaaggtGTTTTGGTGAAAGGTCTCAAACAAGCTGCATGGCACTGACTGGTTTATAGTTGACATAGCTTAAATGTCACTAACTAAATTAAACTCTTCCGCCATATTTAATATAAGACTTTAATGCATGAAATAACACAAATCGTG
Encoded proteins:
- the bace2 gene encoding beta-secretase 2 encodes the protein MARAAASVCALVFSVCLGVSRCYFAVPLKISTGSYNVSSDAAVTRRVVLTADGDGLSLASDPSGAVNFLDMVNNLQGDHGRGYYIEMSIGTPGQKVNILVDTGSSNFAVAAAPHPFITHYFDAALSGTYQPSGRTVAVRYTQGNWEGELGTDRVSIPNGPNGTFTINIAAILSSEGFFLPGVNWQGILGLAYPMLARPDSSVVPFFNSLVQQLGIPDIFSLQMCGAGISASSAADPPGGSLIMGGAEPTLYRGSVWYTPIVEEWYFQVEVLKLEVGEQNLNLDCREYNMDKAIVDSGTTLLRLPVNVFNAVVEAITRSSLIQDFSSGFWDGSKLACWMKGETPWRFFPKLSIYLRATNTSQSFRITILPKLYIQPITDVDGTLDCFRFGLSSSANGLVIGATVMEGFYVVFDRAQRRLGFALSSCAVSGGEALSEIAGPFSAADVAANCSWGPPKEPFMWMVSYALMAVCAMVLIMLLLLLVLPCRRNRSGEITDESSLVRHRIK